A genomic stretch from Aminobacter aminovorans includes:
- a CDS encoding cell division protein ZapA, with protein sequence MAQVTVTIDGKQYRMACDEGQEEHLIDLASRFDRYVLHLKDSFGEIGDQRLTVMAGIMVMDELSELQKRVKGMETEVLTLRKTRDDALTKADKNDAALTGALGSLAERMEQLAVSLTKKV encoded by the coding sequence ATGGCGCAAGTCACCGTTACCATCGATGGCAAGCAGTACCGCATGGCCTGCGACGAGGGGCAGGAAGAGCACCTCATCGATCTCGCCAGCCGTTTCGACCGCTACGTTCTGCATCTCAAGGATTCGTTCGGCGAGATCGGCGACCAGCGTCTGACCGTCATGGCCGGCATCATGGTTATGGACGAGCTGTCGGAGTTGCAGAAACGCGTCAAGGGCATGGAGACCGAGGTCCTGACGCTGCGCAAGACGCGCGACGACGCGCTGACCAAGGCTGACAAGAACGATGCGGCGCTGACCGGTGCGCTGGGCTCGCTGGCCGAGCGCATGGAACAACTGGCGGTCAGCCTGACGAAGAAGGTTTAG
- the rpoH gene encoding RNA polymerase sigma factor RpoH, with product MAQSLPSIVSGEGGLSRYLEEIRRFPMLQPQEEYMLAKRYNEHEDTSAAHKLVTSHLRLVAKIAMGYRGYGLPIGEVISEGNVGLMQAVKKFEPERGFRLATYAMWWIKASIQEYILRSWSLVKMGTTANQKRLFFNLRKVKGKIQALDDGDLKPEHITEIATRLNVSEAEVVSMNRRLSGDASLNAPIRASEGESGEWQDWLVDDHDSQETMLIEQDELDNRRGMLASAMSVLNDREKRIFEARRLSDEPLTLEELSAEFDISRERVRQIEVRAFEKVQDAVKAAAKKQAQALRTIDA from the coding sequence ATGGCCCAGTCACTACCAAGTATCGTTTCCGGCGAAGGCGGTCTCAGCCGCTACCTGGAAGAAATCCGCCGCTTTCCGATGCTCCAGCCGCAGGAAGAGTACATGCTCGCCAAGCGGTACAACGAGCATGAGGACACCTCTGCCGCCCACAAGCTGGTCACCAGCCACCTGCGTCTCGTGGCCAAGATCGCCATGGGCTATCGCGGTTATGGCCTGCCCATCGGCGAGGTCATCTCGGAAGGCAATGTCGGCCTGATGCAGGCTGTCAAGAAATTCGAACCGGAGCGTGGTTTCCGTCTCGCCACCTACGCCATGTGGTGGATCAAGGCCTCGATCCAGGAGTACATCCTGCGCTCGTGGTCGCTGGTCAAGATGGGCACCACCGCCAACCAGAAGCGCCTGTTCTTCAACCTACGCAAGGTCAAGGGCAAGATCCAGGCGCTCGACGACGGCGACCTGAAGCCCGAGCACATCACTGAGATCGCCACCCGCCTCAACGTCTCCGAGGCCGAAGTGGTGTCGATGAACCGCCGCCTGTCGGGCGACGCTTCGCTCAATGCGCCGATCCGCGCCAGCGAAGGCGAGTCGGGCGAGTGGCAGGACTGGCTTGTCGACGACCATGACAGCCAGGAAACCATGCTCATCGAGCAGGACGAACTCGACAACCGCCGCGGCATGCTGGCGAGCGCCATGTCGGTGCTCAACGACCGCGAAAAGCGCATTTTCGAGGCGCGCCGTCTTTCCGACGAGCCGCTGACGCTGGAAGAGCTTTCGGCCGAGTTCGACATCAGCCGCGAGCGCGTCCGCCAGATCGAGGTTCGCGCTTTCGAAAAGGTCCAGGATGCGGTCAAGGCCGCTGCCAAGAAGCAGGCCCAGGCGCTTCGCACCATCGACGCCTGA
- a CDS encoding RluA family pseudouridine synthase — translation MSASDSEATGTLIVLEADADAAGLRLDQWLAGRLAPDVSRSRVQALIKQGAVSIGGKMVAEAKRKLVSGDEVVIDMPEAEPAEPEGEAIPLDILYEDDELIVINKPAGLVVHPGAGNWTGTLVNALIHHCGDSLSGIGGVKRPGIVHRLDKETSGVMVVAKTDRAHKSLSEAFADHGRTGDLERAYDALVWGFPQRMTGTIDAPLGRHADRVRRAVVPEHRDDARHAITHFTVLERFGSEQGEFAAASLVECRLETGRTHQIRVHMAHIGHPVLGDPDYGQAFRTKSNRLPEPLRSAVKAFPRQALHARLLAFRHPASHLIMRFEAPLPRDMGELVEGFRNL, via the coding sequence ATGAGCGCATCAGATAGCGAAGCGACAGGCACTTTGATAGTGCTCGAAGCCGACGCCGATGCCGCAGGTCTGCGGCTCGACCAGTGGCTGGCCGGTCGCCTCGCGCCCGATGTGTCGCGCAGCCGCGTCCAGGCGTTGATCAAGCAGGGCGCCGTCAGCATCGGCGGCAAGATGGTCGCGGAGGCCAAGCGCAAGCTTGTTTCAGGCGACGAAGTGGTCATCGACATGCCTGAGGCCGAACCGGCCGAACCCGAAGGCGAGGCGATCCCGCTCGACATTCTTTACGAGGATGACGAACTGATCGTCATCAACAAGCCGGCCGGCCTCGTTGTCCATCCCGGCGCCGGCAACTGGACCGGCACGCTGGTCAATGCGCTGATCCACCACTGCGGCGACAGCCTGTCGGGCATCGGCGGCGTGAAGCGGCCCGGTATCGTCCACCGCCTCGACAAGGAAACCTCAGGCGTCATGGTCGTCGCCAAGACCGACCGCGCCCACAAGTCGCTGTCCGAGGCCTTCGCCGACCACGGCCGCACCGGCGACCTCGAACGCGCCTATGACGCGCTCGTCTGGGGCTTCCCGCAGCGCATGACCGGCACAATCGATGCCCCGCTCGGCCGCCATGCCGACCGTGTCCGCCGCGCCGTGGTGCCGGAACACCGCGACGACGCCCGCCACGCCATCACCCATTTCACAGTGCTGGAGCGCTTCGGCTCGGAGCAAGGCGAATTCGCTGCCGCCAGCCTGGTCGAGTGCCGGCTCGAGACCGGCCGCACCCACCAGATCCGCGTCCACATGGCCCATATCGGCCACCCGGTTCTCGGCGACCCCGACTATGGCCAGGCCTTCCGCACCAAGTCGAACCGGCTTCCCGAACCACTGAGGTCCGCGGTCAAGGCATTCCCACGCCAGGCTTTGCACGCCCGCCTCCTTGCATTTCGCCACCCGGCTTCCCATCTGATCATGCGGTTCGAGGCGCCCTTGCCTCGCGACATGGGGGAGTTGGTCGAAGGCTTTCGCAATCTCTGA
- a CDS encoding fimbrial protein, whose protein sequence is MSRPAIEEEDKPLDPSVERVRRKLVRFFIINIGLLFIALMAVLGGVVYKSRTPVAVAPVAGGDIQVPAGGQISGEIVLPVGAKVMSQALSGNRISIDAELVDGSRTIFLYDIAERRLIGQFQVRNK, encoded by the coding sequence ATGTCTCGGCCTGCCATCGAAGAAGAAGACAAGCCGCTCGACCCATCGGTTGAGCGCGTCCGCAGGAAACTGGTCCGCTTCTTCATCATCAATATAGGGCTGTTGTTCATCGCCCTTATGGCCGTCCTCGGCGGCGTTGTCTACAAATCGCGAACGCCGGTGGCCGTTGCACCTGTGGCGGGCGGCGACATCCAGGTGCCGGCGGGCGGCCAGATCAGCGGCGAGATCGTGTTGCCGGTGGGCGCCAAGGTGATGTCGCAGGCGCTGTCGGGCAACCGCATCTCGATCGACGCCGAGCTCGTCGACGGAAGCCGGACGATCTTCCTTTACGACATCGCCGAGCGCCGCCTGATCGGCCAGTTCCAGGTCCGCAACAAGTGA
- a CDS encoding VOC family protein encodes MSGFVGRRVATVSVVVADYDQAIAWYVGKLGFSLVEDVELGGGKRWVTVEPGSGQGARLLLAKADGENQVAAIGNQTGGRVFLFLETDDFARDHATMLANGVEFREEPRHEAYGTVAVFADLHGNLWDLIEPKR; translated from the coding sequence GTGAGCGGCTTTGTCGGGCGCCGCGTTGCCACCGTTTCGGTGGTCGTCGCCGACTATGACCAGGCGATCGCCTGGTATGTCGGCAAGCTCGGTTTTTCCCTTGTCGAGGATGTCGAACTCGGCGGCGGCAAGCGCTGGGTGACTGTCGAGCCGGGCAGCGGGCAGGGCGCAAGGTTGCTGCTCGCCAAAGCGGATGGCGAGAACCAAGTGGCGGCAATCGGCAACCAGACCGGAGGTCGCGTATTCCTGTTTCTGGAGACCGACGATTTTGCCCGCGACCATGCGACGATGCTGGCCAACGGTGTCGAATTCCGTGAAGAGCCGCGCCACGAGGCCTATGGCACGGTTGCGGTGTTCGCCGACCTGCACGGCAATCTGTGGGATCTTATCGAGCCGAAGCGTTGA
- a CDS encoding tudor domain-containing protein, with translation MTRHLSVLLAAGAILASAGMASAQTKGDWVLGNYKGSGYWFAGVIEKIEGDTITVRYDDNERETTSLGKVRPYDWMIGTKVECNFKNAGEWYKGTITSLAGEKVGIAYDDGDKETTKTGLCRSK, from the coding sequence TTGACACGACATCTTTCGGTTCTACTGGCTGCAGGCGCCATTCTCGCCAGCGCAGGCATGGCGAGCGCCCAGACGAAGGGCGATTGGGTTCTGGGCAATTACAAGGGGTCCGGCTACTGGTTCGCTGGCGTCATCGAAAAGATCGAGGGCGACACGATCACCGTCCGCTATGACGACAATGAGCGCGAAACGACCAGCCTCGGCAAGGTCCGTCCCTACGACTGGATGATCGGCACCAAGGTCGAATGCAACTTCAAGAACGCAGGCGAGTGGTACAAGGGCACGATCACCTCGCTGGCCGGCGAAAAGGTCGGCATCGCCTATGACGACGGCGACAAGGAAACCACCAAGACCGGCCTTTGCCGCTCGAAATGA
- a CDS encoding GFA family protein, translating into MENRTGETIRFGSCYCRAVSFRVTGQPLRVGLCHCADCRKTSGSAFSAYAVWPVSALEQTGQVGTYGNRSFCVTCGSRVTYVRDDEAEVMLGNLDVVPSDLTPQYELWTGRRESWLHPLREARQFDHDRDLTAASELPETGQPKRIETLDAEVPPSSELVRPV; encoded by the coding sequence ATGGAAAATCGCACCGGCGAAACCATTCGATTCGGCAGCTGCTATTGCCGCGCCGTTAGCTTCCGGGTGACTGGTCAGCCGCTGCGCGTAGGGCTTTGCCACTGCGCCGACTGCCGAAAGACCAGTGGTTCGGCATTCTCCGCCTATGCGGTGTGGCCGGTATCGGCGCTCGAACAGACGGGCCAGGTTGGCACCTATGGCAACAGGAGCTTTTGCGTCACCTGCGGCAGCCGCGTGACCTATGTGAGAGACGATGAGGCCGAGGTCATGCTCGGCAATCTCGACGTCGTGCCCTCCGATCTCACGCCTCAATATGAACTCTGGACCGGCCGCCGCGAGAGCTGGCTGCACCCTTTGCGTGAAGCACGGCAGTTCGACCACGATCGCGACCTGACTGCCGCGTCCGAACTTCCCGAAACCGGACAGCCGAAGCGGATCGAAACCCTCGACGCGGAAGTCCCACCTTCGAGCGAGCTCGTTCGACCGGTTTGA
- a CDS encoding DUF982 domain-containing protein has protein sequence MTARSFSSPIFVKDADQAILQIATVADALGFLARWPEQRRGPIYNTAMRACHAAREDRLSVDGARNAFAGFARSVGIREADPVSIEPWIVPPTRGRMPL, from the coding sequence ATGACAGCCAGAAGCTTTTCCAGTCCGATCTTCGTCAAGGACGCCGATCAGGCAATCCTGCAGATCGCAACCGTAGCCGACGCGCTCGGCTTCCTCGCAAGGTGGCCCGAACAGCGGCGCGGACCGATCTACAACACGGCGATGCGGGCCTGCCATGCGGCACGCGAGGACCGACTGTCGGTCGACGGCGCCCGCAATGCCTTCGCCGGCTTCGCCCGCTCAGTCGGCATCCGCGAAGCGGATCCGGTTTCGATCGAGCCGTGGATTGTCCCGCCGACGCGCGGCCGCATGCCGCTATAG
- a CDS encoding DUF982 domain-containing protein: MREVVSVPDAVEFLDGWPQDKRNPFFYLAENAMQAAINGSIPVDEAREAFESFCNEAGILAASPDVA; this comes from the coding sequence TTGCGCGAGGTCGTCTCGGTGCCGGATGCCGTCGAGTTTCTTGACGGCTGGCCGCAAGACAAGCGCAACCCGTTCTTCTATCTCGCAGAAAACGCCATGCAGGCTGCAATCAACGGCTCTATCCCTGTCGATGAGGCAAGGGAAGCTTTCGAAAGCTTCTGCAACGAGGCCGGAATATTGGCGGCGTCGCCCGATGTGGCTTGA
- a CDS encoding outer membrane protein: MVVYRMWSQPLSRAAGRAAGRFQGNEKLPCCAPSIQGFFMKTVLLASTFLFAVAGSALAADVVVHEPAPVTAPAGFVWNGGYVGLHGGYAWLNGTVDVATAARPFDIDGFDNGLLGVHAGYNWQLNGNFVAGVEADVSHAWTKRDLVVRVSLPDFPPMNVPVEAGTNWQGSARLRAGYAMDRTLIFATGGVGFANTYVKMQAYDESKTFLGWTVGAGIEHAFTDNWIGRFEYRYADFGSETFPGDIKIDLNQHTLRAGISYKF, encoded by the coding sequence TTGGTCGTTTACCGGATGTGGAGCCAGCCCTTATCACGCGCTGCAGGGCGTGCAGCAGGCAGGTTTCAGGGCAACGAAAAGTTGCCGTGTTGTGCCCCTTCAATCCAGGGGTTCTTCATGAAAACAGTTCTTCTTGCTTCGACCTTTCTGTTTGCCGTTGCAGGCAGCGCCTTGGCTGCCGATGTGGTCGTCCACGAGCCGGCGCCTGTTACAGCGCCGGCTGGTTTTGTCTGGAACGGCGGTTATGTCGGCCTGCATGGCGGCTACGCCTGGCTCAATGGTACTGTGGATGTAGCTACCGCCGCACGGCCCTTTGATATCGATGGCTTCGACAACGGTTTGCTCGGCGTCCACGCAGGCTACAATTGGCAGCTGAATGGCAACTTCGTCGCCGGCGTCGAGGCCGACGTCTCCCACGCCTGGACCAAGCGCGATCTGGTCGTCCGTGTCAGCCTGCCCGATTTCCCGCCAATGAACGTTCCCGTCGAAGCCGGGACCAACTGGCAAGGTAGCGCACGTCTGCGCGCCGGCTATGCGATGGACCGCACACTGATCTTCGCGACCGGCGGCGTGGGCTTTGCCAACACCTATGTGAAGATGCAGGCATATGACGAAAGCAAGACGTTCCTCGGCTGGACCGTTGGCGCCGGCATCGAGCATGCGTTCACTGACAACTGGATCGGCCGCTTTGAATACCGCTATGCCGACTTTGGCTCCGAGACGTTTCCGGGGGACATCAAGATCGATCTCAATCAGCACACCCTGCGGGCCGGCATCAGCTACAAGTTCTGA
- a CDS encoding putative quinol monooxygenase, translating into MTIIVEFETVDGAEEQFLDLISEHARATLQEEPGCLRFEVIKPVERDGTPIANKVMVNELYADDSAVAAHERNPRMSDVQAALSPLLKSRRLILARSLGLVDPNGGMRPEELNAANDD; encoded by the coding sequence ATGACCATCATCGTCGAATTCGAGACTGTGGACGGGGCGGAGGAGCAGTTCCTGGACCTGATCTCGGAACATGCCCGCGCCACGCTGCAGGAGGAGCCGGGCTGCCTGCGCTTCGAGGTCATCAAGCCGGTGGAGCGTGACGGCACGCCGATCGCCAACAAGGTGATGGTCAACGAGCTTTATGCCGACGACTCAGCAGTTGCCGCGCATGAGCGTAACCCGCGCATGTCTGACGTGCAGGCGGCACTTTCGCCCCTGCTCAAGTCGCGCCGGCTGATCCTGGCGCGATCGCTCGGCCTCGTCGATCCCAATGGCGGCATGCGGCCGGAAGAGCTCAACGCCGCCAATGACGACTAG
- a CDS encoding response regulator, giving the protein MRKILGSDVIDPTGEPANERGLTTEAGDARALDDLSLPYADLERTIDSMNMGVVLVDAGLNVQFINQAFYDIWKLTVGQVAMGCPFRALMDINRYSGVYAVADGDWESYVALRQSEISAGDVAPREFRRADGCTMIYSVTALSGGKRLVSYYDVSEMKRREVEAVEARHRLAEVLESLPAGVIIYDRDDRFVLANRKLKSALPALHDVLTEGRTLRDSMVAAQRSGYFRDTSDDDLDALYDADPDAWVEGMVERYHTSQAVRERRNPDGRWYQIFDQRLADGTFIGVRVDITELKQRERALQDSMRENEVFRSLIDNVPVSIYAKHDDLRLMYVNQGWCELTGYSKEEAIGKTDLEIFGPEGEPFMEADREVMRRGTTVEIEETATCADGMVRHQFARKSAMVASDGSLYLIGSTTNITELKQREAELEEAQRRAVLADRAKSEFLANMSHEIRTPMNGVLGMAELLAKSDLDPKQKTFTDIIVKSGNALLTIINDILDFSKIDAGQLVLDPIPFNLSEAIEDVATLMSTRAKEKDLELIVRMQPDLRHLYVGDVGRIRQIITNLLGNAVKFTDSGHVLVDVTGRSDGDKTKLHVAVTDTGIGIPEAKLKLVFEKFSQVDASSTRRHEGTGLGLAITSRLVDMMGGEIGVESGEGAGSTFWFTLTLPNAGRLETRPAALIDVTGARVLIVDDNAVNRTILTEQMLSWGFDSCAAKSGAEGLQVLQAAQAMGINVDCIVLDYQMPGMTGAEMARIVRKSPTLSETPIVMLTSVDQSLSGPTHRDLAIDAQLIKPARSSALLEALVAAIQRKRAPTLTPAQMADAQVPTKLPSGPLPQATRLRGGQRPGGDGGLDILVAEDNEVNQMVFSQILAETELSFEIVGNGRRAVAAYGERRPRMILMDVSMPEMNGLEATSEIRKLERGTGMRVPIIGVTAHALKGDKERCLEAGMDDYLPKPISPRALLEKIERWSWQDEERRGAV; this is encoded by the coding sequence ATGCGGAAAATTCTGGGCTCGGACGTCATCGATCCGACCGGCGAGCCGGCCAATGAGCGGGGGCTGACGACCGAGGCCGGCGATGCGCGGGCCCTGGACGATCTCAGCCTGCCTTATGCCGACCTCGAACGCACCATCGATTCGATGAACATGGGCGTGGTGCTGGTCGATGCCGGCCTCAACGTACAGTTCATCAACCAGGCCTTTTACGACATCTGGAAACTGACCGTCGGTCAGGTCGCCATGGGTTGCCCGTTCAGGGCGCTGATGGACATCAACCGCTACAGTGGCGTCTACGCCGTCGCCGACGGTGACTGGGAAAGCTACGTCGCATTGCGCCAGTCGGAAATTTCGGCCGGCGATGTCGCGCCGCGTGAGTTCCGCCGCGCTGACGGCTGCACCATGATCTATTCGGTCACCGCCCTATCCGGCGGCAAGCGGCTGGTTTCATATTACGACGTCAGCGAGATGAAGCGGCGAGAGGTCGAGGCGGTCGAGGCTCGGCACCGGCTGGCCGAAGTGCTCGAATCGCTGCCGGCGGGCGTCATCATCTACGACCGCGACGACCGTTTCGTGCTTGCCAACCGCAAGCTCAAGAGCGCCTTGCCGGCACTCCATGACGTACTCACCGAAGGCCGCACGCTGCGCGACAGCATGGTGGCAGCGCAGCGCTCGGGCTATTTCCGCGACACCAGCGACGACGATCTTGATGCGCTGTATGACGCCGACCCCGATGCCTGGGTAGAGGGCATGGTCGAGCGCTACCACACCAGCCAGGCGGTACGGGAACGGCGCAATCCCGATGGGCGCTGGTACCAGATTTTCGACCAGAGGCTGGCCGACGGCACATTCATCGGCGTGCGCGTCGACATCACCGAACTCAAGCAGCGCGAACGCGCGTTGCAGGATTCGATGCGGGAGAACGAAGTGTTCCGCAGCCTGATCGACAACGTTCCGGTGTCGATCTACGCCAAGCATGACGATCTCAGGCTGATGTATGTCAACCAGGGCTGGTGTGAGCTGACCGGCTATTCCAAAGAGGAAGCGATCGGGAAGACCGACCTGGAGATCTTTGGCCCGGAAGGCGAACCCTTCATGGAGGCCGACCGCGAGGTCATGCGCCGCGGCACGACTGTCGAAATCGAAGAGACGGCAACATGCGCCGACGGCATGGTGCGCCACCAGTTCGCGCGCAAGAGCGCTATGGTGGCCTCGGACGGCTCGCTCTACCTGATCGGCTCGACGACCAACATCACCGAGCTCAAGCAGCGCGAGGCGGAGCTGGAGGAAGCGCAACGCCGGGCTGTGCTGGCCGACCGTGCCAAGTCAGAATTCCTGGCCAATATGAGCCATGAAATCCGCACGCCGATGAACGGCGTGCTCGGCATGGCCGAGCTTCTGGCGAAATCCGACCTCGACCCCAAGCAGAAGACCTTCACCGACATCATCGTCAAATCGGGCAATGCGCTGCTGACGATCATCAACGACATCCTCGACTTCTCGAAGATCGATGCCGGACAGCTGGTTCTCGATCCGATCCCGTTCAACCTGTCGGAGGCGATCGAGGACGTCGCCACGCTGATGTCGACGCGGGCCAAGGAGAAGGACCTCGAGCTGATCGTCAGGATGCAGCCCGATCTCCGGCACCTCTATGTCGGCGACGTCGGCCGTATCAGGCAGATCATCACCAACCTGCTCGGCAATGCGGTGAAGTTCACCGATTCCGGCCATGTGCTGGTCGACGTCACAGGACGTAGCGATGGCGATAAGACCAAGCTGCATGTCGCGGTGACCGATACCGGCATCGGCATCCCTGAGGCCAAGCTCAAGCTGGTGTTCGAGAAGTTCAGCCAGGTCGATGCGTCGTCGACGCGCCGGCACGAGGGCACCGGTCTTGGCCTCGCCATCACCTCGCGCCTCGTCGACATGATGGGCGGCGAGATCGGTGTGGAAAGCGGCGAGGGCGCCGGCTCGACCTTCTGGTTCACGCTGACGCTGCCCAATGCCGGACGGCTGGAGACGCGGCCGGCGGCACTGATCGACGTCACCGGGGCGCGCGTTTTGATCGTCGACGACAATGCGGTCAACCGCACGATCCTGACCGAGCAGATGCTGTCGTGGGGATTCGATTCCTGTGCAGCCAAGAGCGGTGCCGAGGGGCTGCAGGTGCTCCAGGCAGCTCAGGCGATGGGCATCAACGTCGACTGCATCGTGCTCGACTACCAGATGCCCGGCATGACCGGCGCCGAGATGGCGCGGATCGTCAGGAAATCGCCGACGCTGTCCGAAACGCCAATCGTCATGCTGACTTCGGTCGACCAATCGCTTTCGGGGCCAACGCACCGTGACCTTGCCATCGATGCCCAGCTGATCAAGCCGGCGCGCTCGTCGGCGCTGTTGGAGGCGCTCGTCGCGGCAATCCAGCGCAAGCGGGCACCCACCCTTACGCCGGCACAGATGGCCGATGCGCAGGTGCCAACTAAGCTTCCGAGCGGCCCCTTGCCGCAAGCAACCCGCCTGCGCGGCGGCCAGCGGCCGGGCGGCGATGGCGGGCTCGACATTCTCGTTGCCGAAGACAACGAGGTGAACCAGATGGTGTTCAGCCAGATTCTGGCCGAGACCGAGCTCAGCTTCGAGATCGTCGGCAACGGCCGGCGGGCGGTCGCCGCCTATGGCGAGCGCCGTCCGAGGATGATCCTGATGGACGTGTCGATGCCGGAGATGAACGGGCTCGAAGCGACGAGTGAAATCCGCAAGCTCGAACGCGGCACCGGCATGCGCGTGCCAATCATCGGCGTCACCGCCCACGCCCTCAAGGGCGACAAGGAGCGCTGCCTCGAAGCCGGCATGGACGATTACCTGCCCAAGCCGATCAGCCCACGCGCGCTCTTGGAAAAGATCGAGCGCTGGTCGTGGCAGGACGAGGAACGCCGCGGCGCCGTCTGA
- a CDS encoding PstS family phosphate ABC transporter substrate-binding protein yields MKKALLTASAAAFAIAASVGYASARDQIQVAGSSTVLPYAKIVAEQFGETFTNFKTPVVESGGSGAGIKEFCKGVGENTIDIANSSRPIKKDELQSCVDAGVKEVQEVKIGYDGIVFATDVKGPDWALTPEDIYKALAAKIAVDGKLVDNPNTKWNQVNPNLPDWDIAAYIPGEKHGTREVFEEKLLIAGCKKLGGVEAGKASGLDDKAAEAACKAVRKDGKAVDIDGDYSETLARIDSNKTGVGVFGLAFYENNADKLKVATVGGITPSVETIAKGEYPVSRPLFFYVKKAHLGVVPGLKEYVEFFLDDQMVGPESPLADYGLVAAPDAERAAQREAFGAGKTM; encoded by the coding sequence ATGAAAAAAGCTCTTCTCACTGCGTCGGCTGCTGCCTTCGCGATCGCAGCCTCGGTAGGCTATGCCTCGGCCCGCGACCAGATCCAGGTTGCCGGTTCCTCGACCGTTCTGCCTTATGCAAAGATCGTCGCCGAGCAGTTCGGTGAAACCTTCACCAACTTCAAGACCCCGGTCGTTGAATCGGGCGGTTCGGGCGCGGGCATCAAGGAATTCTGCAAGGGCGTCGGCGAGAACACCATCGACATCGCCAACTCCTCGCGTCCGATCAAGAAGGACGAACTTCAGTCCTGCGTCGACGCCGGCGTCAAGGAAGTCCAGGAAGTGAAGATCGGCTATGACGGCATCGTCTTCGCGACCGACGTCAAGGGCCCGGACTGGGCGCTGACGCCTGAGGACATCTATAAGGCGCTTGCCGCCAAGATCGCTGTTGACGGCAAGCTGGTGGACAATCCGAACACCAAGTGGAACCAGGTCAACCCGAACCTGCCCGATTGGGACATCGCTGCCTACATCCCAGGCGAAAAGCACGGCACCCGCGAAGTCTTTGAAGAAAAGCTCCTGATCGCCGGCTGCAAGAAGCTCGGCGGCGTTGAAGCCGGCAAGGCTTCGGGCCTCGACGACAAGGCTGCGGAAGCCGCCTGCAAGGCCGTGCGCAAGGACGGCAAGGCTGTCGACATCGACGGCGACTACTCCGAGACTCTCGCCCGCATCGATAGCAACAAGACCGGCGTCGGCGTGTTCGGCCTGGCCTTCTACGAAAACAACGCCGACAAACTGAAGGTCGCCACTGTCGGCGGCATCACGCCTTCGGTCGAGACCATCGCCAAGGGCGAATATCCGGTGTCGCGTCCGCTGTTCTTCTACGTCAAGAAGGCACATCTCGGCGTCGTTCCCGGCCTGAAGGAATATGTCGAGTTCTTCCTCGACGACCAGATGGTCGGCCCGGAAAGCCCCCTTGCCGACTACGGCTTGGTTGCTGCTCCGGATGCAGAGCGCGCTGCACAGCGCGAAGCCTTCGGCGCCGGCAAGACCATGTAA